Proteins encoded in a region of the Paenibacillus sp. E222 genome:
- the gltX gene encoding glutamate--tRNA ligase, translating to MSTEVRVRYAPSPTGHLHIGNARTALFNYLYAKHNNGKFIIRIEDTDVKRNIAGGEESQLKYLKWLGIEWDESIDVGGEYGPYRQTERLDIYRKYTQELLDKGLAYRCYCTEEELEQEREEQTARGETPRYSGKHRDLTPEQQSAFEVEGRVASIRFRVPEERIYTFDDMVKGTISFNSKESGDFVIVKKDGIPTYNYAVAVDDHLMKISHVLRGEDHISNTPRQLMIYEALGWEPPVFGHMTLIVNENHKKLSKRDESVIQFIEQYDQLGYLPEAMFNFISLLGWSPEGEEEIFSQEQLISIFDTKRLSKSPAVFDTHKLAHLNNHYIKNADPDRIAEMAIPHLQKAGRIAAELSPEQKEWAYTLVHLYQEQMNSASDIVELSEVFFRSHLELESEGAAVLAEEQVPTVLKAFADKVQASDEFTPSKMAALIKEVQKETGFKGKQLFMPIRVALTGQTHGRDLNQTIVLLGRDKVIDRLHAQVKGA from the coding sequence ATGAGCACCGAAGTTCGCGTGCGCTACGCGCCGAGTCCAACGGGACACCTGCATATCGGGAATGCCCGTACGGCGCTGTTTAACTATTTGTATGCCAAACATAATAACGGCAAATTCATTATTCGTATTGAGGATACGGACGTGAAACGCAATATTGCCGGTGGTGAGGAAAGTCAGCTGAAATATTTGAAATGGCTCGGAATCGAGTGGGACGAAAGTATTGATGTCGGCGGCGAGTACGGACCATACCGCCAGACGGAACGTCTGGACATCTATCGCAAATATACGCAGGAACTGCTGGACAAAGGTCTGGCTTATCGTTGTTATTGCACAGAAGAAGAGCTGGAGCAAGAACGCGAAGAACAGACAGCACGTGGAGAAACCCCGCGTTATTCGGGCAAACACCGTGATCTGACACCGGAGCAGCAGAGTGCATTTGAAGTAGAAGGCCGTGTGGCGAGTATTCGTTTTCGTGTACCGGAAGAACGCATTTATACGTTTGATGACATGGTCAAAGGAACAATTTCTTTTAACAGCAAGGAATCAGGCGACTTCGTTATTGTGAAAAAAGACGGCATTCCCACGTACAACTATGCAGTTGCTGTGGATGATCACCTGATGAAGATCTCTCACGTTCTGCGTGGCGAGGATCACATCTCTAACACACCGCGTCAACTGATGATTTATGAAGCGCTTGGCTGGGAGCCGCCGGTATTCGGTCATATGACGTTGATCGTGAATGAAAACCACAAAAAGCTGAGTAAACGTGACGAGTCCGTTATTCAGTTTATTGAACAATATGATCAGCTCGGCTATCTGCCAGAAGCGATGTTTAACTTCATCTCCCTGCTTGGCTGGTCCCCTGAAGGAGAAGAAGAGATCTTCTCGCAGGAGCAGTTAATCTCCATTTTTGATACGAAGCGACTGTCCAAGAGCCCGGCGGTATTTGATACCCACAAGCTGGCTCACTTGAACAACCACTACATTAAAAATGCGGACCCGGATCGCATTGCCGAAATGGCAATTCCACATCTGCAAAAGGCGGGACGTATTGCTGCTGAGCTCTCACCTGAACAGAAAGAATGGGCATATACGCTTGTTCATCTCTACCAGGAGCAAATGAATTCTGCCTCCGATATCGTGGAATTGTCGGAAGTGTTCTTCCGTTCCCATCTGGAGCTGGAAAGTGAAGGAGCTGCTGTACTCGCTGAGGAGCAGGTACCAACCGTTCTGAAGGCATTTGCTGATAAAGTACAGGCTAGCGATGAATTTACACCGAGCAAGATGGCTGCGCTGATCAAAGAAGTTCAGAAAGAGACCGGATTTAAGGGTAAACAGCTGTTCATGCCGATCCGTGTAGCTCTGACAGGACAGACTCATGGCCGCGATCTGAATCAAACGATTGTACTGCTTGGCCGCGATAAAGTGATCGATCGACTGCATGCTCAGGTAAAAGGCGCGTAA
- the cysE gene encoding serine O-acetyltransferase — protein sequence MFKKIRSDIQAVFENDPAARGWFEVVFTYSGLHAIWAHRVAHFLYKRKWFSFARFISQVSRFMTGIEIHPGATIGNRLFIDHGMGVVIGETCEIGDDVVIYQGVTLGGTGKEKGKRHPTIGNNVVISSGAKVLGSFSVGDQCNIGANSVVLKEVPPNSTVVGIPGRIVKQDGRRVDRLNQQLPDPVIDSLRNMQQEIERLREEVRTLQSTRESEFSRGTIE from the coding sequence ATGTTCAAGAAGATCAGATCAGATATCCAGGCGGTGTTTGAAAACGATCCGGCGGCCCGGGGATGGTTTGAAGTTGTATTTACCTACTCGGGGCTGCATGCGATATGGGCGCACCGGGTGGCACACTTTTTATACAAGCGGAAATGGTTTTCTTTTGCCCGGTTCATTTCACAAGTCAGCCGTTTTATGACAGGCATCGAAATCCACCCCGGAGCTACGATCGGCAATCGGTTGTTTATTGACCATGGCATGGGCGTTGTGATTGGGGAAACATGTGAAATTGGCGACGATGTTGTCATCTATCAGGGGGTCACACTTGGCGGAACGGGTAAAGAAAAAGGGAAGAGACATCCGACAATTGGCAATAATGTGGTTATCTCATCCGGAGCGAAGGTGCTAGGCTCCTTCAGCGTGGGGGATCAATGTAATATTGGTGCAAACTCGGTTGTGCTGAAGGAAGTTCCTCCAAACAGCACCGTTGTAGGCATACCGGGCAGAATCGTGAAGCAGGATGGCCGCCGGGTGGACCGTCTGAATCAGCAGCTTCCCGATCCGGTCATCGATTCCCTGCGCAATATGCAGCAAGAAATCGAACGATTGCGTGAAGAAGTGCGTACTCTGCAGAGTACGCGTGAAAGTGAGTTTTCCCGTGGTACAATAGAATAA
- the cysS gene encoding cysteine--tRNA ligase, with the protein MTLQIYNTMSRTKENFVPQEPGKVKMYVCGPTVYDYIHIGNARPVIFFDTVRGYLEQTGLEVNYVVNFTDVDDKLIRKAEQLGTDVPHVAEKFIAAYYEDLEGLGIPKASSNPRVTENMPLIIDFIRELVEKDFAYENGGDVYYRTGKFAEYGKLSKQNLQELQFGIRIGVDERKEHPEDFVLWKAAKPGEIFWSSPWGDGRPGWHIECSAMAREYLGDTLDIHGGGQDLQFPHHECECAQSEVLTGKPLANYWMHNGFIRIDNEKMSKSLGNGVLVKDLRNQYKREAIRYFMLSTHYRNPLNFTEDTMEQAQNSVDRIANAVGNLNHRLQAVSVDQAVSAEFAARLEQIRQQYHEKMQDDFNTPDAITALFEWAGEANQLLQQDVVNAADIRALLELFNELNAVLRIYTEAEPELLDEEIERLIEERNEARKSKNWARADEIRDELSAQGILLEDTAQGMRWRRK; encoded by the coding sequence ATGACGCTTCAAATTTACAATACGATGAGTCGTACCAAAGAGAATTTTGTTCCTCAAGAGCCGGGGAAAGTGAAAATGTATGTGTGCGGGCCGACGGTATATGATTACATTCATATCGGGAATGCACGTCCAGTTATCTTTTTCGACACGGTTCGCGGATACCTGGAACAGACCGGTCTTGAAGTGAACTACGTCGTGAACTTCACAGATGTCGATGACAAACTCATTCGCAAGGCCGAGCAGCTTGGCACGGATGTTCCTCATGTTGCAGAGAAGTTTATTGCAGCGTATTACGAGGATCTCGAAGGGTTGGGTATTCCGAAGGCAAGCAGTAACCCAAGAGTGACGGAAAACATGCCGCTCATTATTGATTTTATCCGTGAGTTGGTTGAAAAGGACTTCGCCTATGAAAATGGCGGTGACGTATATTATCGCACAGGCAAGTTCGCGGAGTACGGCAAACTGTCGAAGCAAAACCTTCAGGAATTACAGTTCGGAATTCGTATTGGTGTAGATGAGCGCAAAGAGCATCCGGAAGATTTCGTACTCTGGAAAGCTGCAAAACCGGGTGAGATCTTCTGGTCCAGTCCATGGGGCGATGGTCGTCCGGGCTGGCATATTGAGTGTTCAGCGATGGCACGGGAGTACCTGGGCGACACGCTGGATATTCACGGTGGAGGACAGGATTTGCAGTTCCCGCACCATGAATGCGAATGCGCTCAATCCGAGGTACTGACTGGAAAACCTCTGGCAAACTACTGGATGCATAACGGATTTATCCGTATTGATAACGAAAAAATGTCGAAATCACTCGGTAACGGCGTGCTTGTTAAAGACCTCCGCAATCAATATAAACGCGAAGCCATTCGTTATTTTATGTTGTCTACTCACTATCGTAATCCATTGAACTTTACGGAAGATACGATGGAACAGGCACAGAATAGTGTAGACCGGATCGCCAATGCCGTAGGCAACCTTAATCATCGCTTGCAAGCTGTGAGTGTGGATCAGGCTGTGTCAGCAGAGTTCGCAGCGAGACTGGAGCAGATTCGTCAGCAATATCATGAGAAAATGCAGGACGACTTCAATACGCCAGATGCGATTACGGCACTGTTTGAATGGGCTGGGGAAGCTAACCAACTGTTGCAGCAAGATGTGGTAAACGCTGCGGACATTCGCGCTCTGCTGGAATTGTTCAATGAGCTGAATGCGGTGCTTCGCATCTATACGGAGGCTGAACCGGAGCTTTTGGACGAAGAAATCGAACGTCTAATTGAAGAACGTAACGAAGCGCGCAAGTCCAAAAACTGGGCGCGGGCTGATGAAATTCGGGATGAACTGTCTGCGCAGGGCATCTTGCTTGAGGATACGGCTCAAGGAATGAGATGGCGGCGCAAATGA
- a CDS encoding Mini-ribonuclease 3, with protein sequence MSDEQLEKLSESVEHAEQREEQQTDEQSLSVEQGGWFPYPPSRPARLIPPIALAYIGDAVYEVAVRQYLLSKANMRPNHLHRSATGLVSAKAQSRILTGIEAELTEEERDIVRQGRNAKSGSIPKNADVLEYRHATALECLFGYLYSSGRHDRMIELIRRGIEHAEQHSQSPTK encoded by the coding sequence ATGAGTGATGAACAACTGGAAAAGTTGTCTGAATCCGTCGAACATGCCGAGCAACGGGAGGAACAACAGACAGATGAACAATCTCTGAGCGTTGAGCAGGGAGGATGGTTTCCTTATCCTCCCTCTCGGCCTGCAAGGTTGATTCCTCCCATCGCTCTCGCCTATATTGGTGATGCGGTATATGAGGTAGCCGTACGGCAGTATCTGTTGTCCAAAGCCAATATGCGTCCCAACCATCTGCACCGTAGTGCAACGGGTTTGGTATCGGCGAAGGCGCAGAGCCGTATCCTCACAGGTATTGAGGCTGAGCTGACCGAGGAGGAACGTGACATTGTCAGACAAGGTCGTAATGCCAAGTCTGGCAGTATTCCCAAAAACGCAGATGTTTTGGAATATAGACATGCCACAGCTCTGGAGTGTCTGTTCGGTTACCTGTATAGCAGTGGTCGACATGACCGCATGATTGAACTAATTCGCCGGGGCATCGAGCATGCGGAGCAACATTCGCAATCACCGACAAAATAA